One genomic window of Vibrio ziniensis includes the following:
- a CDS encoding protein-disulfide reductase DsbD, whose protein sequence is MRKILFLLLFTLSAFSHSAFAIFGNNSTLSVNNGNKFVPVDQAFPFSAFQQGSNLFLDWQVKAGYYLYQDRITITAENVTLGEYQLIDGEPYHDEFFGDVTIYTTPLSINLPLSDYQLGARIIVQYQGCAKAGFCYPPETQVVEVSKFNFSQPINSALDNVSLGVYTSANSQTTTNKAPVSEQDTLASKLSQSWWTPLLFLALGIGLAFTPCVLPMYPILTSIVLGNGQLSHKRALLLCVVYVQGMALTYTLLGLVVASAGLQFQAALQHPSVLIGLSTLFVLLALSMFGVYTLQLPSSVQTWLNNLSNQQQGGSLAGVFAMGAISGLVCSPCTTAPLSGALLYVAQSGDLLTGGIALYALAIGMGIPLILVAIFGNRFLPKAGAWMDKVKTAFGFILLAAPIFLLERLLPEIWSTALWSVLGFAAFSWLYHVKNSLPFGGWKQSTLGIIAILGLLASAQPALNYWFNGNTQIEQQSTISFKRIANINELNAELEQAKLAGKSVMLDFYADWCVACKEFEKYTFHQPEVEQKLKDVVLLQADVTRNQQQDIELLNQMDVLGLPTIEFWNKQGERVPTARITGFMQADRFLQHLKDHQI, encoded by the coding sequence TTATCGGTAAACAATGGAAATAAGTTTGTACCAGTTGATCAAGCCTTTCCATTTAGCGCCTTTCAGCAGGGAAGTAATCTGTTCCTCGATTGGCAAGTGAAAGCAGGGTATTACCTCTATCAAGATCGCATCACTATTACTGCAGAAAACGTCACTTTAGGCGAATATCAACTGATTGATGGTGAACCTTACCATGACGAGTTTTTCGGTGATGTCACCATTTACACGACTCCACTTTCGATTAACTTACCTCTCAGTGATTATCAGTTGGGTGCGCGAATCATTGTTCAATATCAAGGATGTGCCAAAGCCGGTTTCTGCTACCCACCAGAAACCCAAGTAGTGGAAGTTAGCAAATTCAATTTTTCACAACCGATAAATTCGGCTCTCGATAATGTCAGCCTAGGGGTATACACGTCCGCCAATTCACAAACGACCACTAACAAAGCACCTGTTTCTGAACAAGACACACTGGCAAGTAAACTGAGCCAAAGCTGGTGGACACCACTACTCTTTTTGGCATTAGGCATTGGCTTGGCTTTTACACCGTGTGTATTGCCTATGTATCCAATTTTGACCAGTATCGTTTTAGGCAATGGACAGCTTAGTCATAAGCGCGCTTTGCTATTATGCGTGGTGTACGTGCAAGGAATGGCGCTAACTTACACTCTTCTAGGTTTAGTCGTTGCTTCTGCAGGATTGCAGTTCCAAGCCGCTCTTCAGCACCCTTCTGTGCTGATTGGTTTGAGTACGCTGTTTGTATTGCTTGCTCTATCTATGTTTGGTGTATACACCTTACAACTGCCAAGCTCAGTACAAACTTGGCTCAATAACTTAAGCAATCAACAGCAAGGTGGTAGCTTAGCCGGCGTTTTTGCCATGGGTGCGATTTCTGGCTTAGTGTGCTCGCCATGTACCACCGCCCCGCTTTCTGGTGCTCTGTTGTACGTAGCGCAAAGTGGCGATCTGCTGACTGGTGGCATTGCGCTTTACGCATTGGCGATTGGGATGGGTATCCCACTGATTTTGGTCGCCATTTTTGGCAACCGTTTCTTGCCGAAAGCAGGTGCTTGGATGGATAAAGTAAAAACCGCCTTCGGTTTCATTCTTCTTGCTGCACCTATTTTTTTACTTGAACGTCTTCTCCCTGAAATATGGTCGACGGCGCTTTGGTCAGTGTTGGGCTTTGCTGCATTTTCATGGCTTTATCATGTCAAAAACAGTCTACCTTTTGGCGGTTGGAAACAGAGTACATTGGGCATTATTGCCATTCTCGGTTTGCTCGCTTCAGCGCAACCGGCTCTCAATTACTGGTTTAACGGCAATACTCAAATAGAGCAGCAATCAACCATCAGTTTCAAACGTATCGCGAATATCAATGAACTTAACGCTGAACTAGAACAAGCGAAGCTGGCTGGGAAATCCGTTATGTTGGATTTCTACGCCGATTGGTGCGTGGCGTGTAAAGAGTTCGAAAAATACACCTTCCACCAGCCAGAAGTGGAGCAGAAATTAAAGGATGTTGTGTTACTGCAAGCAGACGTGACGCGTAATCAGCAACAAGATATCGAATTACTGAATCAAATGGACGTTCTAGGCCTGCCCACTATCGAATTTTGGAACAAGCAAGGTGAAAGAGTACCCACTGCTCGAATTACCGGATTTATGCAAGCAGATCGCTTTTTACAGCACCTAAAGGACCATCAGATCTAA
- a CDS encoding potassium/proton antiporter gives MDAITINSFFLVGALLIALSVLLSPVSSKLGIPILLVFLVVGMLAGEDGPGGIQFDNYPLAYLVSNLALAIILLDGGMRTRVASFKVAFWPSVSLATFGVALTTIITGALATWLFDLSLMQGILVGAIVGSTDAAAVFSLLKGRSLNERVGSTLEIESGTNDPMAVFLTVTMIAILGSASGDFSINFLMLNFLQQFGVGALLGLSGGWLLWKIINRSQLPEGLYSILTVSGGLIIFALANALGGSGILSIYLVGLLLGNRPTRCRHSILNVLDGMTWLAQIGMFLVLGMLVTPTNLLTIALPGLALAFGMILFARPISVWISLLPFKSFTPREKWFISWVGLRGAVPIILAVFPMMAGLPDSQLYFNLAFFVVMVSLIVQGGSLTKAMSLAKVELPSKPEPISRSGLEVFPTSEWELFIYQLQQEKWCIGEPIRNLFMPEGTRIAALFREKTLLHPSGSTRLEAGDILCVVAQEKDLAALSQLFSEAPVKESLARFFGDFFLDVESKLVDIAMIYGLDLGPFRTDMTLKDLVTEHLGATPVLGDHFEWYGLHWVVADVVDWQVTKVGLRLPAEEDVVESSESA, from the coding sequence TTGGATGCGATAACGATAAATAGTTTTTTTCTGGTAGGTGCACTGCTGATTGCTCTGAGTGTGCTGCTCAGCCCTGTATCTTCGAAACTGGGTATACCTATTCTATTGGTGTTTCTTGTTGTTGGTATGCTGGCTGGAGAAGACGGTCCCGGAGGAATACAGTTTGATAATTATCCGTTAGCGTATCTTGTCAGCAACTTAGCTTTAGCCATTATTTTGCTCGATGGTGGTATGAGAACTCGAGTCGCCAGCTTTAAAGTGGCATTTTGGCCATCTGTTTCGTTAGCAACCTTCGGTGTCGCTTTGACGACCATCATCACCGGCGCTTTGGCGACTTGGCTGTTTGATTTATCGCTGATGCAGGGCATCCTAGTGGGCGCGATTGTGGGCTCTACAGATGCGGCCGCAGTATTCTCGTTACTTAAAGGACGAAGTCTCAACGAGCGTGTCGGATCGACGTTAGAAATTGAATCGGGTACCAACGACCCAATGGCGGTATTTTTAACCGTTACTATGATTGCGATTTTGGGCAGTGCTAGTGGCGATTTCAGCATCAATTTCCTAATGCTTAACTTCCTCCAACAGTTTGGCGTTGGAGCTTTATTGGGGTTATCCGGAGGTTGGTTACTTTGGAAAATCATCAACCGTAGTCAGCTTCCAGAAGGGCTCTATTCCATCTTGACTGTCAGTGGCGGTCTGATAATTTTTGCTTTGGCTAACGCTTTAGGCGGAAGCGGAATTTTGTCTATCTATTTGGTGGGCCTGCTACTTGGCAATCGACCAACTCGTTGTCGTCACTCTATTTTAAACGTATTGGATGGTATGACTTGGCTGGCGCAAATTGGTATGTTCCTGGTACTTGGTATGCTAGTGACGCCAACAAACTTGTTAACCATTGCATTACCGGGGCTCGCACTAGCGTTTGGTATGATCTTGTTTGCTCGACCTATTTCAGTATGGATAAGTTTGCTACCGTTTAAGAGTTTCACACCAAGAGAGAAATGGTTCATTTCATGGGTCGGTTTGCGCGGTGCAGTACCGATTATTCTCGCGGTATTCCCTATGATGGCTGGTTTGCCAGATTCGCAGCTCTATTTCAATTTGGCATTCTTCGTGGTGATGGTGTCTCTGATTGTTCAAGGTGGCTCTTTAACCAAGGCAATGAGTCTGGCAAAAGTTGAGCTGCCATCGAAACCTGAGCCAATTTCTCGTTCTGGATTGGAAGTATTCCCCACCAGTGAATGGGAGCTGTTTATTTATCAGCTGCAACAAGAGAAATGGTGTATCGGCGAGCCGATTCGTAACCTGTTTATGCCGGAAGGGACTCGTATTGCAGCGCTGTTTCGCGAAAAAACTTTACTGCATCCGTCAGGAAGCACGCGTTTAGAAGCGGGAGATATTCTCTGTGTTGTCGCTCAAGAAAAGGATTTGGCGGCACTGAGTCAATTGTTTAGTGAAGCTCCTGTGAAAGAGTCGCTTGCTCGCTTCTTTGGTGATTTCTTCCTCGATGTAGAATCGAAGCTGGTGGATATCGCGATGATTTACGGTCTGGATTTAGGCCCATTCCGTACCGATATGACGTTAAAAGACTTAGTCACGGAACATTTGGGCGCGACACCAGTATTAGGTGACCATTTCGAATGGTACGGTTTGCATTGGGTGGTTGCAGATGTCGTTGACTGGCAAGTGACGAAAGTAGGTCTACGTTTGCCAGCCGAAGAGGATGTGGTTGAATCAAGCGAAAGCGCTTAG
- a CDS encoding response regulator, producing the protein MDSTYTIIIADDHPLFRNALFQSVHMAISGANLLEADSLDALLNLLEKDPEPDLLLLDLKMPGANGMSGLIQLRAEYPDLPIVVISASEEASVVSQVKSHGAFGFIPKSSDMRALISALNQVLNGEPYFPEGLITNNEACDDLAGKIATLTPQQYKVLGMLSDGLLNKQIAYELNVSEATIKAHMTAIFRKLGVKSRTQAVILLKELNS; encoded by the coding sequence ATGGATTCGACCTACACCATCATCATAGCGGATGATCACCCCCTATTTCGAAACGCATTGTTTCAATCCGTCCATATGGCGATAAGCGGTGCGAACTTACTTGAAGCAGACTCTTTAGATGCTTTGCTTAATCTTCTCGAAAAAGATCCTGAACCTGATCTGTTGCTGCTGGACTTAAAAATGCCAGGTGCCAATGGCATGTCCGGTCTGATTCAGTTACGAGCTGAATACCCAGATTTGCCGATTGTGGTGATATCGGCCAGTGAAGAAGCGTCTGTTGTATCACAGGTGAAGAGCCATGGTGCTTTCGGATTTATTCCTAAATCCAGTGACATGCGCGCGCTGATCAGCGCTTTAAATCAAGTTCTTAATGGTGAACCCTACTTCCCTGAAGGTCTAATTACCAACAACGAAGCGTGTGACGATTTGGCAGGTAAAATAGCAACGTTAACACCTCAGCAATATAAAGTGCTGGGTATGCTTTCTGATGGTTTGCTGAACAAGCAAATCGCTTATGAGTTGAACGTTTCGGAAGCCACCATCAAAGCACACATGACAGCGATCTTCCGAAAACTTGGAGTAAAAAGTAGAACTCAGGCAGTTATTTTATTGAAAGAGCTAAACAGCTAA